Proteins found in one Miscanthus floridulus cultivar M001 chromosome 4, ASM1932011v1, whole genome shotgun sequence genomic segment:
- the LOC136551264 gene encoding putative F-box/LRR-repeat protein At5g02700 — protein MEALAAALRRAKRRKPEASSEQEGGANISPLVPTTSAPESNPPSPGAGGDESHIQDPPPGAGGEEEDGVDRISLLPDAILGEVISLLPTKDAARTRILATRWRHLWRSAPLNLDGGDFRTIDVVSRILSSHRGPGRRFRFPAQLLWDSPATVDAWLRSSALDNLQEIDCFATDGLKLPPQPVSTFGFSSSLCVATFSQCHLSDDITLALQFPRLKKLALQRVIISEDSLHSIIAASPVLECLLLRRIFGCRCVRINSASLTSTGVSAAYDQTMTRLEEFIVQDAPCLKRILYLRSPRTGTGLRVSVISAPNLETLGCLSYADHSSGLALGSTIIEPCRIKGFRIINSTMPACTVKILAVFILNLSLDLIIDLMRFFPCLEKLYIQAYRGVHQNLWRRKHHNLIKCLDIRLKIVVLSNYRGIKSQVNFATFFVLNAKMLESMTFECQRVSVTDRFLAEQHQLLQLERRASRCARFYFTTKRCGHAFMHINHAHDLSKTDPFECEERGVGVCASFE, from the exons ATGGAGGCTCTGGCGGCGGCGCTTCGCCGTGCCAAGAGAAGGAAGCCGGAGGCGAGCTCGGAACAGGAGGGTGGAGCAAACATCTCGCCGCTGGTACCAACGACGAGTGCACCTGAATCCAATCCTCCGAGTCCGGGAGCCGGAGGAGATGAATCCCACATTCAAGATCCACCGCCTGGAGCcggtggagaagaagaagatggggtCGACCGAATCAGCCTCCTCCCGGACGCCATTCTAGGTGAGGTCATCTCTCTCCTCCCCACCAAAGATGCCGCCCGCACGCGAATCCTCGCCACCCGGTGGCGCCATCTCTGGCGCTCCGCCCCTCTCAACCTCGATGGCGGTGACTTTCGCACCATCGATGTCGTCTCCCGCATCCTCTCCTCCCACCGGGGCCCCGGCCGCCGCTTTCGCTTCCCCGCACAACTCCTATGGGACAGCCCCGCCACTGTGGATGCTTGGCTCCGATCCTCCGCCCTCGACAACCTCCAGGAGATTGACTGCTTTGCGACGGATGGGTTGAAACTGCCACCTCAGCCGGTGTCTACCTTCGGGTTCTCGTCGTCCCTTTGCGTTGCCACTTTCAGCCAATGCCACCTCTCTGACGACATCACCTTGGCACTTCAGTTCCCCCGGCTCAAGAAGCTGGCACTTCAACGGGTCATCATTTCGGAGGATTCCCTGCATAGCATCATTGCTGCTTCTCCCGTCCTCGAGTGCTTGCTGCTTCGCAGAATCTTTGGCTGCCGCTGTGTCAGGATCAACTCAGCTAGCCTTACAAGCACTGGGGTGAGTGCTGCGTATGATCAAACGATGACCCGCTTAGAAGAATTCATTGTCCAGGATGCCCCTTGCCTTAAAAGGATTCTGTATCTTCGATCACCACGAACGGGCACGGGACTACGAGTATCAGTTATTTCAGCACCTAATCTGGAGACCTTGGGTTGCCTAAGTTATGCTGACCACTCTTCCGGGCTCGCTTTGGGCTCAACGATTATTGAG CCATGCCGCATAAAGGGATTTCGGATCATTAACTCGACAATGCCAGCATGTACTGTCAAGATTTTAGCAGTCTTTATTTTAAATCTTAGCCTGGATCTGATTATTGACTTAATGAGATTCTTCCCATGCTTGGAGAAGTTGTATATCCAG gCATACAGGGGGGTACACCAGAATTTATGGCGCCGTAAACATCATAATCTTATTAAATGCCTTGACATCCGTCTCAAGATAGTCGTGTTGAGTAATTATCGAGGCATAAAGTCACAAGTTAACTTTGCCACATTCTTTGTACTGAACGCAAAGATGCTGGAGTCAATGACATTTGAGTGCCAAAGGGTCAGTGTGACTGATAGATTTCTTGCAGAGCAGCATCAGCTGCTCCAGCTGGAGAGAAGGGCTTCAAGATGTGCTCGGTTTTATTTTACTACTAAAAGATGTGGGCATGCGTTCATGCATATTAATCATGCCCATGATTTGTCTAAAACCGATCCCTTCGAATGTGAAGAAAGAGGGGTAGGTGTATGCGCATCCTTTGAGTAG